Proteins encoded within one genomic window of Oncorhynchus mykiss isolate Arlee chromosome 27, USDA_OmykA_1.1, whole genome shotgun sequence:
- the ywhag2 gene encoding 14-3-3 protein gamma-2 (The RefSeq protein has 1 substitution compared to this genomic sequence) codes for MVDREQLVQKARLAEQAERYDDMAAAMKSVTELNEALSNEERNLLSVAYKNVVGARRSSWRVISSIEQKTSADGNEKKIEMVRAYREKIEKELEAVCQDVLNLLDNYLIKNCNETQHESKVFYLKMKGDYYRYLAEVATGEKRATVIESSEKAYNEAHEISKEHMQPTHPIRLGLALNYSVFYYEIQNAPEQACHLAKTAFDDAIAELDTLNEDSYQDSTLIMQLLRDNLTLWTSDQQDDEGGEGNKD; via the exons ATGGTTGATCGCGAGCAGCTGGTGCAGAAAGCCAGGCTGGCTGAACAGGCTGAAAGATATGATGACATGGCAGCTGCCATGAAATCG gtaacagagCTGAATGAGGCCCTATCTAACGAGGAGAGGAACCTCCTGTCTGTGGCCTATAAGAATGTGGTAGGGGCCCGCCGTTCCTCTTGGAGGGTGATCTCTAGCATCGAGCAGAAGACCTCTGCAGATGGAAATGAGAAAAAGATTGAAATGGTTCGGGCCTACAGGGAGAAGATTGAGAAGGAGCTGGAGGCTGTGTGTCAGGACGTGCTCAACCTTCTGGATAACTACCTGATCAAGAACTGCAACGAGACGCAGCACGAGAGCAAGGTATTTTACCTGAAGATGAAAGGCGACTACTACCGCTACCTGGCTGAGGTGGCCACGGGCGAGAAGAGGGCCACCGTCATCGAATCATCAGAGAAGGCTTACAACGAGGCCCATGAGATCAGCAAAGAGCACATGCAGCCCACCCACCCCATCCGCCTCGGCTTGGCTCTCAACTACTCTGTGTTTTACTACGAGATCCAGAATGCCCCTGAGCAGGCCTGTCATCTGGCCAAGACCGCCTTCGATGACGCTATTGCTGAGCTGGACACCCTGAACGAGGACTCCTACAAAGACTCAACTCTCATCATGCAGCTGCTCCGAGACAACTTAACACTGTGGACAAGTGACCAGCAGGATGATGAAGGAGGGGAGGGTAACAAAGATTAA